In Halococcus salsus, one DNA window encodes the following:
- the icd gene encoding isocitrate dehydrogenase (NADP(+)), with protein MSYDRVEVPTNGSQIEAVDDGFDVPDGPIIPIIHGDGIGVDIGPAAQKVLGAAAEATGREINWMRVYAGESAREKYDENLPDDTLEAFREFNVGIKGPLTTPVGAGYRSLNVALRKRLDLYANVRPTYHIDGVPSPVKDPDAMDMVNFRENTEDVYAGIEWEQGTEEVEQVREFVEDEMGYDNTIHEGEVGIGIKPITEFGTKRLVRRAIDYALENDRDSVTLVHKGNIMKFTEAQFRDWGFEVAEEEYGDEVITEDTLWNQRDGDVPEDTVVVNDRIADAMLQWLLLRPEEYDVLAMPNLNGDYLSDSAGAQIGGLGIAPGANLGDGRVLAEPVHGSAPKHAGEDEANPTAMILSGRLMFQQMGWEDAAQKIYDAVEAAISAKKVTYDIHRQIDGGEKLATSEFADEIVDNI; from the coding sequence ATGTCTTATGACCGGGTCGAAGTCCCGACGAACGGTTCACAGATCGAAGCCGTAGACGACGGGTTCGATGTCCCCGACGGCCCCATCATCCCGATCATCCACGGCGACGGTATCGGCGTCGACATCGGTCCCGCAGCCCAGAAGGTCCTCGGCGCGGCCGCCGAGGCGACGGGCCGCGAGATCAACTGGATGCGTGTCTACGCCGGCGAGTCCGCACGCGAGAAGTACGACGAGAACCTGCCGGACGACACCCTCGAAGCCTTCCGCGAGTTCAACGTCGGCATCAAGGGCCCGCTGACGACCCCCGTCGGCGCGGGCTATCGCAGCCTCAACGTCGCGCTCCGCAAACGGCTCGACCTCTACGCCAACGTCCGACCGACCTACCACATCGACGGCGTCCCCTCGCCGGTCAAGGACCCCGACGCGATGGACATGGTCAACTTCCGGGAGAACACCGAGGACGTCTACGCCGGCATCGAGTGGGAGCAGGGCACCGAGGAGGTCGAGCAGGTCCGCGAGTTCGTCGAAGACGAGATGGGCTACGACAACACCATCCACGAGGGCGAGGTCGGTATCGGCATCAAGCCGATCACCGAGTTCGGGACCAAACGCCTCGTGCGCCGCGCGATCGACTACGCCCTCGAGAACGACCGCGACTCGGTGACGCTGGTCCACAAGGGCAACATCATGAAGTTCACCGAGGCGCAGTTCCGCGACTGGGGCTTCGAGGTCGCCGAGGAGGAGTACGGCGACGAGGTCATCACCGAGGACACCCTCTGGAACCAGCGCGACGGCGACGTCCCCGAGGACACCGTCGTGGTCAACGACCGGATCGCCGACGCGATGCTCCAGTGGCTCCTCCTCCGCCCCGAGGAGTACGACGTGCTCGCGATGCCGAACCTGAACGGGGACTACCTCTCGGACTCCGCCGGCGCTCAGATCGGCGGGCTCGGGATCGCCCCCGGCGCGAACCTCGGCGACGGCCGCGTGCTCGCCGAACCCGTCCACGGGAGCGCCCCGAAACACGCCGGCGAGGACGAGGCCAACCCGACCGCGATGATCCTCTCGGGTCGCCTCATGTTCCAGCAGATGGGCTGGGAGGACGCCGCCCAGAAGATCTACGACGCCGTCGAGGCCGCGATCTCGGCGAAGAAGGTCACCTACGACATCCACCGCCAGATCGACGGCGGCGAGAAACTCGCCACCAGCGAGTTCGCCGACGAGATCGTCGACAACATCTAA
- a CDS encoding isoaspartyl peptidase/L-asparaginase encodes MQLIVHGGASETPDEPDRRQAVLDEAVAVGAEEATPAAAVVSAVGVLESSPRFNAGVGGAVQSDGVVRTDAGLMTHDRRVGAACSMPGVEHAAAVARLVMDETPHVFVSGEHAVGLADEFGVEIDADLTTDRTRERWADADPPTDPRAHLDWVREEYGGSDTVGAVAVDDGRVATATSTGGRWAALAGRVGDVPQVGSGFFATPAGGASATGAGEDIVRVTLTREAVRQLEAGASPQTAADRALAEFDEVTGSTAGLIVLDGEGRAGSAYNSAAMQTSTGP; translated from the coding sequence GTGCAGCTCATCGTCCACGGTGGAGCCAGCGAGACGCCCGACGAACCCGACCGACGGCAGGCGGTCCTCGACGAAGCCGTCGCGGTCGGTGCCGAGGAAGCTACCCCCGCAGCGGCGGTCGTGAGCGCGGTCGGCGTGCTCGAATCCAGCCCACGGTTCAACGCCGGCGTCGGCGGGGCGGTCCAGTCCGACGGGGTGGTCAGAACCGACGCAGGTCTGATGACCCACGACAGGCGGGTCGGGGCGGCCTGCTCGATGCCGGGCGTCGAGCACGCCGCCGCGGTCGCCCGTCTCGTGATGGACGAAACCCCGCACGTCTTCGTCTCGGGCGAACACGCCGTCGGGCTCGCCGACGAGTTCGGGGTCGAAATCGACGCCGACCTCACCACCGACCGAACCCGCGAGCGGTGGGCCGACGCCGATCCCCCGACGGATCCCCGTGCCCATCTCGACTGGGTTCGCGAGGAGTACGGCGGGTCGGATACCGTCGGCGCGGTCGCGGTGGACGACGGACGGGTCGCGACCGCGACCTCGACCGGCGGGCGGTGGGCAGCGCTCGCGGGTCGCGTGGGCGACGTCCCGCAGGTCGGGAGCGGTTTTTTCGCCACACCCGCCGGCGGCGCGAGCGCGACCGGTGCGGGCGAGGACATCGTCCGTGTGACGCTCACACGGGAGGCCGTCCGGCAGCTCGAAGCCGGCGCGAGTCCACAGACCGCTGCCGACCGGGCGCTCGCCGAGTTCGACGAGGTGACGGGATCCACGGCGGGGCTCATCGTGCTCGACGGCGAGGGGCGGGCGGGGAGCGCGTACAACTCGGCCGCGATGCAGACGAGCACCGGACCCTGA
- the map gene encoding type II methionyl aminopeptidase — MSDESVDLEAEQYEKHREAGAILAQVREEAAERVEVGVSHLEVAEWTEERIRELGGEPAFPVNISIDEEAAHASPSADDETTFGEEMVNLDIGVHIDGWLADTAVTVDLSGNPDLAEAPERALDAALELVEAGVETGTIGARIEEVIEDAGFKPVVNLTGHGLARWEQHTPPNIPNRAVSQSVTLDVGDVVAVEPFATDGSGKVGEGNKVEIYGLDREGSVRNNDARAALDQITEEFRTLPFAARWLDVDRPEMALRRLERQNIVHSYPVLKEAEGNLVSQKEHTVIVTEDGCEITTQR; from the coding sequence ATGAGCGACGAATCGGTGGACCTCGAAGCCGAGCAGTACGAGAAACACCGCGAAGCGGGCGCGATCCTCGCCCAGGTTCGTGAGGAGGCCGCCGAGCGCGTCGAGGTAGGGGTGTCCCACCTCGAGGTCGCCGAGTGGACCGAGGAACGCATCCGCGAACTCGGTGGCGAACCGGCGTTTCCCGTAAATATCTCGATCGACGAGGAGGCCGCCCACGCCTCGCCGAGCGCCGACGACGAGACCACCTTCGGCGAGGAGATGGTCAACCTCGACATCGGGGTCCACATCGACGGCTGGCTCGCCGACACCGCCGTCACGGTGGACCTCTCCGGCAATCCCGACCTCGCCGAAGCGCCCGAGCGCGCGCTCGACGCCGCGCTCGAACTCGTCGAAGCCGGTGTCGAGACGGGCACGATCGGCGCACGGATCGAGGAGGTCATCGAGGACGCGGGCTTCAAGCCGGTCGTCAATCTGACGGGGCACGGCCTCGCGCGCTGGGAGCAGCACACCCCACCGAACATCCCGAATCGGGCGGTGAGCCAGAGCGTGACCCTCGACGTCGGCGACGTGGTCGCCGTCGAGCCCTTCGCCACCGACGGCAGCGGGAAGGTCGGCGAGGGCAACAAGGTCGAGATTTATGGACTCGACCGGGAGGGGTCGGTCCGGAACAACGACGCGCGTGCGGCGCTCGACCAGATCACCGAGGAGTTCCGGACGCTGCCGTTCGCCGCCCGGTGGCTCGACGTCGACCGCCCCGAGATGGCGCTCCGGCGACTCGAACGCCAGAACATCGTCCACAGCTACCCCGTGCTCAAGGAAGCCGAGGGGAACCTCGTGAGCCAGAAGGAACACACCGTCATCGTCACCGAGGACGGCTGCGAGATAACCACCCAGCGCTGA
- a CDS encoding VOC family protein produces the protein MDPRITLLTLGVSDLAGSIRFYRDGLGLPMQDRADDSDVAFFSLDGAWLSLYPKDLLAEDAAATDDGGFSGVTIAHNVSTKEAVDAVLDEAAASGGRIVKPAQETFWGGYSGYFADPDDHRWEVAYPPLSAE, from the coding sequence ATGGATCCACGGATCACGCTCCTCACGCTCGGTGTATCGGACCTCGCCGGCTCCATCCGATTCTACCGGGACGGTCTCGGGTTGCCGATGCAGGACCGGGCGGACGACAGCGATGTCGCGTTCTTCTCCCTCGACGGCGCGTGGCTCTCGCTCTACCCGAAGGACCTGCTCGCCGAAGACGCAGCGGCCACGGACGACGGCGGTTTCTCCGGGGTCACCATCGCCCACAACGTATCGACGAAGGAGGCGGTCGACGCGGTTCTCGACGAGGCAGCGGCTTCGGGTGGACGTATCGTGAAACCGGCTCAGGAGACCTTCTGGGGTGGGTACTCCGGCTACTTCGCCGATCCCGACGACCACCGGTGGGAAGTGGCATATCCCCCGCTTAGTGCCGAGTAG
- a CDS encoding adenylosuccinate synthase, whose protein sequence is MTVTIVGAQLGDEGKGGMVDRWSEHVDVVCRYQGGDNAGHTVVHEGETYKLSLVPSGVVRGKTGVLGNGCVVNPATLFEEIDALRERGLDPDVRVARRAHVIFPYHRVLDGIEETAKDEGGEVVGTTGRGIGPTYEDKAGRRGLRVGDLVDSNVLRDKLEYVVPQKRALAEEVFGAEVGDEFDVNALYEEYHEYAERLETEGMLVHAGEFLADRLDDDQRVMFEGAQGTLIDIDHGNYPYVTSSNPTAGGAATGTGLGPSVVGDGEVVGVVKAYLTRVGSGPMPTELAGVEGDTPGYEGDADDDKEELASYIRDEGGEYGTVTGRPRRVGWLDMPMLRHATRASGFTGLAVNHIDTLAGLDEVKVGHAYDLDGEERRTMPATTERWSECEAVLREFEGWPDADWEAVAESGYDALPENARTYLDYLGDELDTPVYAVGIGPDRDLTVVRTNPIE, encoded by the coding sequence ATGACAGTCACCATCGTCGGCGCACAGCTCGGCGACGAGGGCAAAGGCGGGATGGTCGACCGCTGGAGCGAGCACGTCGACGTCGTCTGTCGGTACCAGGGCGGCGACAACGCCGGCCACACCGTCGTTCACGAGGGCGAGACCTACAAACTCTCGCTCGTGCCGAGCGGCGTCGTCCGCGGCAAGACCGGCGTGCTCGGCAACGGCTGCGTCGTCAACCCCGCCACGCTATTCGAGGAGATCGACGCGCTCCGCGAGCGCGGCCTCGACCCGGACGTTCGGGTCGCCCGTCGCGCACACGTGATCTTCCCCTATCACCGCGTCCTCGACGGCATCGAGGAGACGGCGAAGGACGAAGGCGGCGAGGTCGTCGGCACCACCGGCCGCGGTATCGGGCCGACCTACGAGGACAAGGCGGGACGGCGCGGCCTTCGCGTCGGCGACCTCGTCGACTCGAACGTTCTCCGGGACAAACTGGAGTACGTCGTCCCGCAGAAACGCGCGCTCGCCGAGGAGGTCTTCGGGGCCGAGGTCGGCGACGAGTTCGACGTCAACGCCCTCTACGAGGAGTACCACGAGTACGCCGAGCGCCTCGAAACCGAGGGGATGCTCGTCCACGCCGGCGAGTTCCTCGCCGACCGCCTCGACGACGACCAGCGGGTCATGTTCGAGGGCGCACAGGGGACGCTGATCGACATCGACCACGGCAACTACCCCTACGTGACTTCCTCGAACCCCACCGCGGGTGGTGCCGCGACGGGAACGGGACTCGGCCCCTCCGTCGTCGGCGACGGCGAGGTCGTCGGGGTCGTCAAGGCCTACCTCACCCGCGTCGGGAGCGGTCCGATGCCGACCGAACTCGCCGGCGTCGAGGGCGACACACCCGGCTACGAAGGCGACGCGGACGACGACAAGGAGGAGCTCGCGAGCTACATCCGCGACGAGGGTGGCGAGTACGGTACCGTCACGGGCCGACCGCGCCGCGTCGGCTGGCTCGACATGCCGATGCTCCGGCACGCGACCCGCGCCAGCGGCTTCACCGGTCTCGCGGTCAACCACATCGACACCCTCGCGGGGCTCGACGAGGTGAAGGTCGGCCACGCCTACGACCTCGACGGCGAGGAACGGCGCACGATGCCCGCGACCACCGAGCGCTGGAGCGAGTGCGAGGCGGTCCTCCGGGAGTTCGAGGGCTGGCCGGACGCCGACTGGGAGGCGGTCGCCGAAAGCGGCTACGACGCGCTCCCCGAGAACGCGCGGACGTATCTCGACTACCTCGGCGACGAACTCGACACGCCCGTCTACGCCGTCGGCATCGGTCCCGACAGGGACCTGACGGTGGTGCGCACGAACCCGATCGAATAG
- a CDS encoding GNAT family N-acetyltransferase — protein MPGARVEAGERITLRTIERDDSAFVQRGHANPAIRYPLGMVGHENEHQVEEGFEEFVESDDHANFLVCLDSEGAGPGHPAADETTPIGVVNATHVDWDRPMLAYWLAPEYHGEGYGTEAVALAIESLFRTYDIHSIAAHAFDYNAASRGVLESLGFTWEGRGREARFVDGEYRDTIQYGLLRREWRANQKE, from the coding sequence GGCCGGCGAGCGGATCACGCTTCGGACGATCGAACGCGACGACAGCGCGTTCGTCCAGCGTGGCCACGCCAACCCCGCGATCCGCTACCCGCTCGGGATGGTCGGCCACGAGAACGAACACCAAGTCGAGGAGGGCTTCGAGGAGTTCGTTGAGAGCGACGACCACGCCAACTTCCTCGTCTGTCTCGATAGCGAGGGGGCGGGGCCGGGCCATCCCGCGGCGGACGAGACCACCCCGATCGGCGTGGTCAACGCGACCCACGTCGACTGGGACCGCCCGATGCTGGCCTACTGGCTCGCGCCGGAGTATCACGGTGAAGGCTACGGGACGGAGGCGGTCGCGCTCGCTATCGAGAGCCTCTTTCGAACCTACGACATCCACAGCATCGCGGCCCACGCCTTCGATTACAACGCCGCCTCGCGCGGCGTGCTCGAATCGCTCGGTTTCACCTGGGAGGGTCGCGGCCGCGAGGCTCGGTTCGTCGACGGCGAGTACCGCGATACGATACAGTATGGATTGCTCCGCCGGGAGTGGCGGGCGAACCAGAAGGAGTAG